Below is a window of Escherichia coli DSM 30083 = JCM 1649 = ATCC 11775 DNA.
CGCGGCCTGATTTATGCTGGTTACTGTTGCGCCTGTTAGCGCGGCAACGTCCGGCGCACAGAAGCTATTATGCGTCCCCAGGTAATGAATAATTGCCTCTTTGCCCGTCATACACTTGCTCCTTTCAGTCCTAACTTAGCTTTAATTTCTGCGATCTTCGCCAGCGCCTGAACACGATTTAGAGGTCTGCCGCCCATGACAGGAAGTTGTTTTACTGGTTCAGGTATCGTCTCACCACGGTTAATTCGCGCTGTCATACAGGTCAGTTCATCGGCAGCCTTGCGTCGTAATTCCGCGTCAGTCAGCGCATTGGCCCGCATGTTCTGGTACAGGTTGGTAACCAGCCAGTAGTGCGCGTTCGATTTCCACGGATAAGACTCTGCATCCGGATACAGGCCTCGCTTCCGGCAATACTCGTAAACCATATCAACCAGCTCGCTGACGTTTGGCAGTCCGGCGATAACGGATGCTTCTTCCCGGCACCATGCAACAAACTGCCCGGGTGATGGCAGAAATGGTCGATTCTGCCGACGGGCTACGCGCATTCCTGCGTTAACCTGTTCCATTGTGGTGATCCCGTTTTCCCGGAAAGCCAGAACCCACTGGCGGCGGATTTCGTTCAGTTCGTTCTGGTCACGGTTAGCCAGACTCGCCGGGAAAGTTGCCAGTAACTGGCTGAACACACCGTTGATGATCTGCGCTACCTGCTGTACCTGCGGCTTTTCGTCGTACTGTTCCGGCATGTTGTTGGCGATCCGACGCATCTGCTCACGGTCAAAATTAACCATCTGTGCGGCGATGTTTTTCATAAATCCACCCCGTAAATCCAGTCAGTGTTTGTCAGGTCGAGTTTTGGTTTGCAGGCTGTCACACCTGCCTGTTGCTTGTTACGGTTGATTTCGAGCTGGGTCCACTTGTCGCGGAGTTTGGCCGGGCTCAGCACGTTACCGGACCAGAAGTTGTCCTGGCATGCCCAGCGGAACAGTACACACATGTCGCGATGGTTACGTCCGTCACGTTCACGCATCAGGCGGATATCGTTAGCCCACCCTGCAAAATTCGGTTTTCTGGCTGATGGCGCGATGGTCTTCACCATGTCAAACATCCATTCTGCGGCGGTCAGGTCTTCTGCTGTCCCCCACTTGCTGCCGCTCTGAATTGCAGCATCCGGTTTCACCACAGAAAGGTCGTTTTCTGGCTGGTCAGAGGATTCGCCAGAATTCTCTGACGAATAATCTTTTCTTTTTTCTTTTGTAATAGTGTCTTTTGTGTCCCCCTGTTTTGAGGGATAGCAATCCCCCAATTTGAGGGATGTTTTATCCCTCGTTTTAGGGGATTTTCCCTCGTTTTGAGGGATACACCATTCTGAGATGTTTTTATTTGGTCCAAACATGCCGCCTTGCTGCTTGATAATATTCATTCTGACGAGTTCTAACTTGGCTTCATTGCACCGTTTGACGGGTAACTTTGTAATCTCGCTAAGTTGAGAATCGGTGATTCTGTCCATTGGTTTATTCCATCCATAGGTTTTACGCAGAATGGCAAGCAGCACTTTAAACTGTCGCTTGGTCAGATCTGCGCCTGAATAAGCCTCAAGCAGCATATTTGATAGTCTGGCGTAACCATCATCGAGATCTGCCACATTACGCTCCTGTTTGGCAAAGTTACCTCTGCAGAAGTTGAGTATTTTTGCTGTATTTGTCATAATGACTCCTGTGGATTGATCCAGTAATGACCTCAGAATTCCATCTGGATTTGTTCAGAACGCTCGGTTGCCGCCGGGCGTTTTTTATTGGTGAGTCCATCAAGCGCATACTTAAAAGCCCTGCTAATCGGACTGATGTCTGATGCCATTCCGAAAGCACACAAGACCGAAGCAATAAATCTCCAGTCCGTTCTGCTTATCTTCGATTCATGACAGCCAATCATCTTTGCCAGACCGCGCTGGGTAATAGCTGACAGATTGATAAGTAAATCTGTTTCTGCGCGATCAACGTCACGCTGTGATAGTTTGCTGTAACTTGTTCTTTCCATTTCTTAAGATTTCCAATAGTGAATAGTTAGTTGAAAGGTATGCGTGGAAACGCATATGGCCTTAGTTGGTCAGATATCTTGGAACTCGCTTTTCAGCGACGTAGGACGAATGTCCGTTGTTACAAAGAGCGGATCCGCTTATTAAGCGGCTTTGTGTTCCGGCGGGAACACGTCATCAAGACTGACTTTTGCGCCTAACTTGTTTAGGCACGCAACAAGAGCACGGCATGTTTTAAGGTCTGGGAAGCGACGACCAGATTCCCAATGTCCGATAGCTCCCTGTGTGCATCCAACTGCCTTAGCAAGTGTTGTTTGAGAGATATTCAGTGACTCTCGATATTTTCGTAGGTTGCTCATATGCCCTCCATAGTAAACACGAATAAAAAAATACAATATGTACTTTGCGAATACAAGTAAAAATACACATTGTGCATGGATGGTTCCAGTACAGAGCGTAATAATAAGGACATGAAAATGAAATGGTATGAACTGGCTAGATCCAGAATGAAAGAGCTCGGCATAACTCAAGAGAAGTTAGCCGAAGAGCTAGGTATGACGCAGGGTGGGATTGGACACTGGTTGCGCGGATCTCGTCATCCATCTCTTAGTGATATTGGTGTGGTGTTTAAATACCTTGGTATTGATAACATATCATTCAACCACGACGGGACATTTTCACCTGTTGGCGAATACTCATCGGCCCCAGTTAAAAAACAATATGAGTACCCTGTTTTTTCTCATGTTCAGGCTGGGATGTTCTCTCCAGAACTCAGAACCTTTACCAAAGGCGATGCGGAGAGATTGGTAAGCACAACCAAAAAAGCCAGTGACTCTGCATTCTGGCTTGAGGTTGAAGGTAACTCAATGACCGCACCAACAGGTTCCAAACCCAGCTTTCCTGACGGGATGTTAATTCTGGTTGACCCTGAGCAAGCTGTTGAGCCCGGCGATTTCTGCATAGCCAGACTTGGTGGTGATGAATTTACCTTCAAGAAACTGATCAGGGATAGCGGTCAGGTGTTTCTACAGCCACTAAACCCACAATACCCAATGATCCCATGCAATGAGAGTTGTTCCGTTGTGGGGAAAGTTATCGCCAGCCAATGGCCTGAAGAGACGTTTGGGTGATGAAACCACTTTTATCTACAATTTACAGGGCGGTAAACATTGGCAAAAATAGATGATTATCAGCCAAGCCAAGTAGAAGTTGATAAAGTACTTTATTGTAAAAAAATAGTTAACTTTTCTGGCGTTAAATGGAAACAGAAACCAAGTCGCTCTGATATGTGGCTACAAGCCCATATCATCCCCTTGGATGAGGATTGTATACCTATACAAGGGCTAAAGTTTGAACTGAAATGGAAACCAGATCAGGATTCAGAACCTGATGACCCGATTTCTTACCCTAAAATAAATATTATTGCTTTCTATCATAACAAGAGGGTTTTCGCGGTAGATACCTATCACTTTGACAAACACACGAATAGTTACAAGGTCGATCATCCGAAGTACCAAGATATCATTTACGGTGCTCACTACCATGTATACTATGAAGAAGCTGGATACTATAGTGATAGAATAGCGTTTCCAATCGAAGATGACATAAACCCAGATGACCTGGTAGGGTATTGGAATTACTTCTGTAAACATCTGAACATAACTTACTCTGGGAGAATACCTTTACCGCTTGAAGATGAGTCGGGGCAAATGGGGTTTGGAATATGATGTGCTCAACAGTGATCTCACAACTAGGTTTCGAATGCCATCCAATAGGCAAGACCTTGAGAATTATCAGTCCATTCACTTACTGTGATGATGGAGAGCATGTCGGTGCCTTTATCCGTGAAGTCAATGGTAGGTATTTAGTTAGTGACAGATGCGATGCCTTAATGAATATGGAGGCAAGAGGGATCTCGCTTACCAAAAAACGACTTGATGAGATACGACAATTACTGCTTAAAGAAGGCGCAGAACTCAATGCTCGAGGAGAAATCATTGCTTGGGCAACAGAAAAGGATGTCGGTGCGATTACATCGAACATAATTAGAGCTGGTATACTCGCATCAACTTTGTCGTTAGACTGGTATCAGCCAGTTCAAGCTGAAAAGTTTGAAAGTATGGTTATTGATTATCTATATCACACAGAGCTTAGAGACGCACTTTCTCTTCGTGAAAACGTATATGGCTTGAGTGGACATCAAATTACCGTCCCTGTAACAATAAAAACCGACATACCTAAATACGTTTTTACATCAAGCGTGAAACACGGAGGAAGCTGGAATAGTGCTTACTCATTGCTTGGGAAACTAATTGATCTTAAAGCTTCAAGTGAGGAGTATAACAACAGATTTGTTGTTATAGACAGCGAAGCAATTGGTGATCAAATGCAACAACTCTCCTTACTCTTCCATGAATCAAGCCAAGTTCTACCATTCTCCAAAAGAGAGACTTGGGTTAAGAGACTTGCAGCATAATACAACCCGGCCTCAGCGCCGGGTTTTCTTTGCCTCACGTTCGCCCACCTAAAAACACATAACCAATTATATTTATTGAAAAATAAATAGATGCAACCCACTAAACCACGCAATTCTGATCTCTCCTTACATCGCCGAGGCAATACATCCACGCTAAAAAACAACACTATTAAATACAAAGCGTTATAAAAAACCACGCCAACTTACAACAAATTGTATTGATCTTGTAAAGTACATATCGTACTATTTAACCGTCAGCAGGACGCTGGAAGCCAAATGGAACAGACTGGCAGGCTCTTTAAACAACGTCGACTCTCGACTACGTGGCTGAAAAGCCAGATCACCCAACCACATAAGCTGTGGGATGCAATGCCGAAGCAACCGTCTCAGGAGGAGCTTCGAGATTGCATCGCCAAAGTTTATTCGGGAGGAATCCATGTCCAGAAAAACAGAATTTAAAGGCACCGCAGCTTCTCGCCGTAGAGCTCGTCGCGCAAATCTGCAAAGTCAGGAGGCGATCAGCTCCGACAAGCTACACAGGCCAACCCCTTCACGAGTGGTCTTGCAATGCAAGCTCAAACCAGCAATGAGAGCAGAAGTGATAACTCTGACAACGTTGACCAGAAAATATGAAGGTTCAACTTGTCTTCCGAACGTAGCTCTTTACGCGGCAGGCTACCGGAAATCAAAACAACTGACGGCGAGATGATAAATTCATTTGCTAATTACTTGTTTTTGCCATGCTTATCCTGAGCGATAAGTTCATCCATAAGGCTGTCTGCCTTCCCGGCAAACCTAATGTAGCACTCATGTCTATAGCTTTCAGGGATAACGAAACGGTCGGTATCAGGATATCCAACAGCAGGAGGCCTTCGAACGAGGAGTCCTTTTTTGAGCAATGAAATTGATTCATGAGCGCCCTTTTCCGTTTGTAGCTGGTTATTAGCGGCTACAGCGAATGCCAAATACGCTCTTTCTCCAAGAGTTAACGAATCAAACAAATCTTGCACATATTTTTCTTCTTTAGATTTGCGCTTCTGAGCAGCGAATACCTCAATTCTTTCAGTCACAGCGTGATAAGCGGAATTAACAACGCCGTTAAGCACATAGCTAACGCAAAACAACAGGATGTAATACATCCAGTAATGAGGAAGGATTTCTGGATTATGCAGGTTTATCCATTCTTTTACGCTTACCGGCATAACAATAATCAATATGATCAGGATGATTAGCATATGAATCAACTGTTTAAGTGTCATTCCTTGCAGGAAAAAATGCATTAGTTCCTGCCACCATGAGTTGTTCATCGGCGTTTCTCTTTTGCTCTCTGTAGGGGTGAATAGAGTTTATCCGATTTCTCGTTGTAGGGGTACACGAGAACCACCGAGCCTGATGTGGTTAAAAGACAGGCACAATCTTTACTACCGCAATCCACTATTTAAGGTGATATATGGAAGAAGAATTTGAAGAGTTCGAAGAGCATCCTCAAGATGTGATGGAACAATACCAGGACTATCCGTATGACTACGACTATTGATACAAATCAATGGTGTGGACAATTCAAACGATGCAATGGATGCAAGCTGCAATCGGAATGCATGGTTAAGCCTGAAGAAATGTTTCCTGTAATGGAAGATGGGAAATATGTCGATAAATGGGCAATACGAACGACGGCAATGATTGCCAGAGAACTTGGTAAACAGAACAACAAAGCTGCCTGATAGTGGCCTTTATTTTTGGCATAAATAACAGAATAAACACTGCACTGTGTATTCATTCCAACGAGTGAATACACGGAGCAATGTCGCTCGTAACTAAACAGGAGCCGACTTGTTCTGATTATTGGAAATCTTCTTTGCCCTCCAGTGTGAGGGCGATTTTTTATCTATGAGGATATGAATAGATGTCAAACATCAAAAAATACATCATTGATTACGACTGGAAAGCATCAATAGAAATTGAAATTGACCATGACGTAATGACAGAGGAAAAACTTCACCAGATTAATAATTTCTGGTCAGACTCTGAATACCGACTCAATAAACACGGCTCTGTATTAAATGCTGTATTAATCATGCTGGCGCAACATGCTCTGCTTATAGCAATTTCAAGCGACTTAAATGCATATGGTGTTGTGTGTGAGTTCGACTGGAATGATGGAAATGGTCAGGAAGGATGGCCTCCAATGGATGGTAGTGAAGGAATAAGAATTACCGATATCGATACATCAGGAATATTTGATTCAGATGATATGACTATCAAGGCCGCCTGAGCGCGGCGTTACCGCATACCAATTACGCTTCACTCGAGGCGTTTTTCGTTATGTATAAATAAGGAGCACACCATGCAATATGCCATTGCAGGGTGGCCTGTTGCTGGCTGCCCTTCCGAATCTTTACTTGAACGAATCACCCGTAAATTACGTGACGGATGGAAACGCCTTATCGACATACTTAATCAGCCAGGAGTCCCAAAAAATGGATCAAACAATTATGGCTATCCAGACTAAATTCACTATCGCCACTTTTATTGGCGATGAAAAGATGTTTCGTGAGGCCGTCGACGCTTATAAAAAATGGATATTAATACTGAAACTGAGATCAAGCAAAAGCATTCACTAACCCCCTTTCCTGTTTTCCTAATCAGCCTGGCATTTCGCGGGCGATATTTTCACAGCCATTTTCAGGAGTTCAGCCATGAACGCTTATTACATTCAGGATCGTCTTGAGGCTCAGAGCTGGGCGCGTCACTACCAGCAGATCGCCCGTGAAGAGAAAGAGGCAGAACTGGCAGACGACATGGAAAAAGGCCTGCCCCAGCACCTGTTTGAATCGCTATGCATCGATCATTTACAACGCCACGGGGCCAGCAAAAAAGCCATTACCCGTGCGTTTGATGACGATGTTGAGTTTCAGGAGCGCATGGCAGAACACATCCGGTACATAGTTGAAACCATTGCTCACCATCAGGCTGATATTGATTCAGAGGTATAAAACGGATGAGTACAGCACTCGCAACGCTGGCAGGGAAGCTGGCTGAACGTGTCGGCATGGATTCTGTCGACCCACAGGAACTGATCACCACTCTTCGCCAGACGGCATTTAAAGGTGATGCCAGCGATGCGCAGTTCATCGCATTGTTGATCGTCGCCAACCAGTACGGCCTTAATCCGTGGACGAAAGAAATTTACGCCTTCCCTGATAAGCAGAACGGCATTGTTCCGGTGGTGGGCGTTGATGGCTGGTCCCGCATCATCAATGAAAACCAGCAGTTTGATGGTATGGACTTTGAGCAGGACAATGAATCATGTACATGCCGGATTTACCGCAAAGACCGCAATCATCCGATCTGCGTTACCGAGTGGATGGATGAATGCCGCCGCGAACCATTCAAAACCCGCGAAGGCAGAGAAATCACGGGGCCGTGGCAGTCGCATCCCAAACGGATGTTACGGCATAAAGCCATGATTCAGTGTGCCCGTCTGGCCTTCGGATTTGCTGGTATCTATGACAAGGATGAAGCCGAGCGCATTGTCGAAAATACCGCATACACTGCAGAACGTCAGCCGGAACGCGACATCACTCCGGTTAACGATGAAACCATGCAGGAGATTAACACTCTGCTGATTGCCCTGGACAAAACATGGGATGACGACTTATTGCCGCTCTGTTCCCAGATATTTCGCCGCGACATTCGCGCATCGTCAGAACTGACACAGGCCGAAGCAGTGAAAGCTCTTGGATTCCTGAAACAGAAA
It encodes the following:
- a CDS encoding replication protein P → MKNIAAQMVNFDREQMRRIANNMPEQYDEKPQVQQVAQIINGVFSQLLATFPASLANRDQNELNEIRRQWVLAFRENGITTMEQVNAGMRVARRQNRPFLPSPGQFVAWCREEASVIAGLPNVSELVDMVYEYCRKRGLYPDAESYPWKSNAHYWLVTNLYQNMRANALTDAELRRKAADELTCMTARINRGETIPEPVKQLPVMGGRPLNRVQALAKIAEIKAKLGLKGASV
- a CDS encoding replication protein, which codes for MTNTAKILNFCRGNFAKQERNVADLDDGYARLSNMLLEAYSGADLTKRQFKVLLAILRKTYGWNKPMDRITDSQLSEITKLPVKRCNEAKLELVRMNIIKQQGGMFGPNKNISEWCIPQNEGKSPKTRDKTSLKLGDCYPSKQGDTKDTITKEKRKDYSSENSGESSDQPENDLSVVKPDAAIQSGSKWGTAEDLTAAEWMFDMVKTIAPSARKPNFAGWANDIRLMRERDGRNHRDMCVLFRWACQDNFWSGNVLSPAKLRDKWTQLEINRNKQQAGVTACKPKLDLTNTDWIYGVDL
- a CDS encoding CII family transcriptional regulator, whose protein sequence is MERTSYSKLSQRDVDRAETDLLINLSAITQRGLAKMIGCHESKISRTDWRFIASVLCAFGMASDISPISRAFKYALDGLTNKKRPAATERSEQIQMEF
- a CDS encoding helix-turn-helix transcriptional regulator, with the translated sequence MSNLRKYRESLNISQTTLAKAVGCTQGAIGHWESGRRFPDLKTCRALVACLNKLGAKVSLDDVFPPEHKAA
- a CDS encoding LexA family protein, with product MDGSSTERNNKDMKMKWYELARSRMKELGITQEKLAEELGMTQGGIGHWLRGSRHPSLSDIGVVFKYLGIDNISFNHDGTFSPVGEYSSAPVKKQYEYPVFSHVQAGMFSPELRTFTKGDAERLVSTTKKASDSAFWLEVEGNSMTAPTGSKPSFPDGMLILVDPEQAVEPGDFCIARLGGDEFTFKKLIRDSGQVFLQPLNPQYPMIPCNESCSVVGKVIASQWPEETFG
- a CDS encoding DUF1828 domain-containing protein; the encoded protein is MMCSTVISQLGFECHPIGKTLRIISPFTYCDDGEHVGAFIREVNGRYLVSDRCDALMNMEARGISLTKKRLDEIRQLLLKEGAELNARGEIIAWATEKDVGAITSNIIRAGILASTLSLDWYQPVQAEKFESMVIDYLYHTELRDALSLRENVYGLSGHQITVPVTIKTDIPKYVFTSSVKHGGSWNSAYSLLGKLIDLKASSEEYNNRFVVIDSEAIGDQMQQLSLLFHESSQVLPFSKRETWVKRLAA
- a CDS encoding super-infection exclusion protein B, with the protein product MNNSWWQELMHFFLQGMTLKQLIHMLIILIILIIVMPVSVKEWINLHNPEILPHYWMYYILLFCVSYVLNGVVNSAYHAVTERIEVFAAQKRKSKEEKYVQDLFDSLTLGERAYLAFAVAANNQLQTEKGAHESISLLKKGLLVRRPPAVGYPDTDRFVIPESYRHECYIRFAGKADSLMDELIAQDKHGKNK
- a CDS encoding antirestriction Ral family protein translates to MTTTIDTNQWCGQFKRCNGCKLQSECMVKPEEMFPVMEDGKYVDKWAIRTTAMIARELGKQNNKAA
- a CDS encoding DUF2528 family protein; translated protein: MSNIKKYIIDYDWKASIEIEIDHDVMTEEKLHQINNFWSDSEYRLNKHGSVLNAVLIMLAQHALLIAISSDLNAYGVVCEFDWNDGNGQEGWPPMDGSEGIRITDIDTSGIFDSDDMTIKAA
- a CDS encoding protease FtsH-inhibitory lysogeny factor CIII, producing the protein MQYAIAGWPVAGCPSESLLERITRKLRDGWKRLIDILNQPGVPKNGSNNYGYPD
- the kil gene encoding host cell division inhibitory peptide Kil; protein product: MDQTIMAIQTKFTIATFIGDEKMFREAVDAYKKWILILKLRSSKSIH
- a CDS encoding host-nuclease inhibitor Gam family protein, whose product is MNAYYIQDRLEAQSWARHYQQIAREEKEAELADDMEKGLPQHLFESLCIDHLQRHGASKKAITRAFDDDVEFQERMAEHIRYIVETIAHHQADIDSEV
- the bet gene encoding phage recombination protein Bet, producing the protein MSTALATLAGKLAERVGMDSVDPQELITTLRQTAFKGDASDAQFIALLIVANQYGLNPWTKEIYAFPDKQNGIVPVVGVDGWSRIINENQQFDGMDFEQDNESCTCRIYRKDRNHPICVTEWMDECRREPFKTREGREITGPWQSHPKRMLRHKAMIQCARLAFGFAGIYDKDEAERIVENTAYTAERQPERDITPVNDETMQEINTLLIALDKTWDDDLLPLCSQIFRRDIRASSELTQAEAVKALGFLKQKATEQKVAA